A window of the Hevea brasiliensis isolate MT/VB/25A 57/8 chromosome 6, ASM3005281v1, whole genome shotgun sequence genome harbors these coding sequences:
- the LOC110664390 gene encoding E3 ubiquitin-protein ligase PUB24-like: MDNIEIPQYYLCPISLQIMKDPVTTITGITYDRESIEQWLKTTAAGRNKDCPTCPVTKQPLPRDSDLTPNHMLRRLIQAWCISNSKNGVDPIPTPKSPLSKSFILKLIKDLDVPVLCTQALKNMEALAIEDERNRTSMVEVGLAKALVSLVLKCFRQRKTTGLEEALKTLYLIWNSSQDIKFPVKDNQDFMDSLLWVLGCDIDRNRVVVKSHSMLVLKKTIESATTSLLESLNTDFFRGIIRVLRENISRQAVKSALLVLIEVCPWGRNRTKIIEAKAVFELIELELEKPEKNITELIFNLLAQLCSCADGREQFLKHAGSIAMISKRILRVSPATDDRAVHILGLISKFSATSQVLLEMLRVGAVSKLCMVIQADCATYLKQHARGILRLHSNVWNNSPCIAVYLLTRCHR; this comes from the coding sequence ATGGATAATATAGAAATTCCACAGTATTATCTCTGTCCCATATCGCTCCAAATCATGAAAGATCCTGTTACGACCATAACAGGCATCACCTATGACAGAGAAAGTATCGAACAATGGCTGAAGACTACAGCTGCAGGACGCAATAAGGACTGCCCTACTTGCCCTGTGACGAAGCAGCCTTTGCCACGGGACTCTGATTTGACCCCAAATCACATGTTAAGAAGATTAATTCAAGCATGGTGCATTTCAAATTCCAAGAATGGTGTTGATCCAATTCCTACTCCCAAATCTCCTCTCAGTAAGAGTTTTATCCTCAAGCTTATTAAGGATCTTGATGTTCCTGTTTTATGTACACAAGCATTGAAGAACATGGAAGCTCTAGCTATCGAGGATGAAAGGAACAGAACGTCTATGGTGGAAGTGGGTTTGGCTAAAGCTTTGGTTTCTCTTGTCTTAAAATGTTTCAGACAAAGAAAAACAACTGGTCTCGAAGAAGCATTGAAAACCCTCTATCTTATCTGGAATTCATCTCAAGATATCAAGTTTCCAGTCAAAGATAACCAAGATTTTATGGATTCGttgttatgggttttagggtgtgATATAGATCGTAATCGTGTAGTTGTCAAGAGCCACTCAATGCTAGTTTTGAAAAAAACAATAGAATCTGCTACTACAAGCCTGCTTGAGAGTTTAAACACCGATTTCTTCAGAGGAATCATAAGAGTGCTTAGAGAGAACATCTCTCGACAAGCTGTAAAATCAGCCTTGCTTGTGCTGATAGAAGTGTGTCCATGGGGTAGGAACAGAACAAAAATTATTGAAGCAAAAGCAGTATTTGAGCTCATTGaacttgagcttgaaaaacctGAGAAGAACATCACAGAACTCATTTTCAATCTCTTGGCACAATTATGTTCTTGCGCAGACGGAAGAGAACAATTTCTGAAACATGCAGGAAGCATTGCAATGATATCAAAGAGAATCCTTAGGGTTTCACCTGCAACAGACGATCGAGCAGTGCACATACTTGGGTTGATCTCCAAGTTTTCTGCCACAAGTCAAGTTCTTCTAGAGATGTTGAGGGTTGGTGCTGTATCAAAGCTATGCATGGTGATTCAAGCAGATTGTGCCACCTATTTAAAACAGCATGCAAGAGGGATTCTTAGGTTGCATTCTAATGTGTGGAACAATTCACCTTGTATTGCTGTATATTTGTTAACCAGGTGCCATCGGTAA